From the Lathyrus oleraceus cultivar Zhongwan6 chromosome 3, CAAS_Psat_ZW6_1.0, whole genome shotgun sequence genome, the window agcattagccaactatgtgatcaaggtctgaatgttaacttcaccaaaactgaatgtcttATCCTGGACATAAAGAGTGAAGTAATTATGagaggaatcaggaccaaagacaattgcTACATATGGAGACCTCAATTGGATTGTCCCTTAAAGTATTGGGTGAGTACAGATACccccaagagtgatgaaaaacaaggCCGGGGAAAAGGTCACACAAAGATATCACACCAGAAGCCCAGAggagaaaaggtcatgatggctcaaataacTGAGAGGTTAGACCAAACAGATGGACATTTGACCTGTCACAGGGAGAATGGAACTGTAGGGACCAAGCCACAAAAGACTTTGTGCAAAAAGGCCAAGGATAATATGGAGAAGATTTGGATGACACCTGTGAAAGGTATAGAAGATGATAGCAGGTGGGCTCGACTGGGTTGGAAGAACCTATTACTGAGTGTATACAATGTCACACATGATGTCACAACATTGTATTATGACTTCCTGAATACTGAAGCCAGGTCCAAAAATCAGATTCAACACAGAGGGACAAAGTACTGGTCTAGCTATTATCACTCCATTAGgaaatttgtggaagacaaattcaaAAGTCTAAAGCTTGGACTAGAACTAGCAGACAAGCTTGCAAGGAATTTGGGTAAAAGTGTATGTGAGGaagggaaattagggatttggaaattaaaaagaaaaaataaaagaaataaaaataatgtTTGCCCTTTTAAAAAGAGCCACATTAATAATAAACCATTTCCAAACTTTGAAAATAGTATCTATTCCCTcagcacacgctacctaaactCAGCTATCGCCATTTCCATTCAACTTCTAAGAGaagctcagctagggcaaagaaaccttcctcaaaagtcctacaacatgtctcaacatccttCATCATCTGGCTCCAAATCCTCCCAACATGCGAAGACTCCATCTATGGGGTTTGTAGATGAAGATGTAATGGACGTCACTCCTCTGTGCATGATACCGGGCGACACCACAGGTACCTCCTCCAATgctggagataagcaaggtaatacctctGGTAACTCCTCTCTTCCCAAAGACATGCATTACACTGATCGCGCTATAAGAAGACTGGTTACTAGAATTCTGAGTGAAGGACATATAGTTGAAGGGGTctttacccctctgtccagaagggaacCCTCTCCTGAGGGTAAAACCcatgctgataaagatgatgattcatctatATCAGAAAAGGAGGTGGCAGCTGAAGGGCTttgctctctaggtaaaaccctacctagcaagaaacaAAATGTGCCTCAAGAAGATATTATTGATCTAGAGGAAGAAATCACTGAAGGAGAGGATGATTCTTTGGTTCATCTGGTTAAACCTAGCATAGCTGAGAAACTGAGAACTAAGAAAGGGAATAGTATGGCTAATATGAGAGCTGCTAGAGTGAAAAAGGCTGCAGGAATAGGACCCTCAAAACCCCGGAGCAAGGTCGAGGTtgggaaaaggaaagaaagagacaACTCTGACTCTGAGGAGGATGTtaaagacgatgtcccagacatctcccctgcaaaaaggcaggttGTTCAGAAATCTCCTGGCAAGGCTACTGCTGTTCATCTAGACAACATCTCCTTCCATTTGGAAGATGGAGCAGCAAAGTGGAAATATGTCATTCAGAGAAGAGTAACCATTGAGAGAGAACTTGGACAAgaagctgtagaggtaaaggaGGTTATTGAGCTGATCAAAAATGTTGGACTCATGAAGATTGTGGTATCTCTAACCCAATGCTATGAGGGGTTGGTTAGAGAGTTTATTAttaatatccctgaggatattcaTGATAAGAATAGCAGGGAGTTTTGCAAGGTATTTGTGAGAGGcaaatgtgtgaaattctcaccaagtgtcatcaacaagttcctaggaagaggaatggatggaggagtagacctagaaaccacagacaatgaggtctgtagggtcatcacagctggccaagttaaggaatggcctagtagaAACCACTTATCAGCTGGAAAGCTCAGTGTTAAATATGCCATCCTGCATAAGATTGGCTCAGCTAATTGGattcctactaatcatgtctctacTATCTCCATCaatcttggaagaatcattcatgccattggaacaagggttaactatgattttggcaagttcGTATTTAAACAAACCAttagacatgcttctacaaatgttgtaaagttacccattgccttcccttcccttatttgtggcattatcctgagtcaacaaccaggGATCCTGAGgacaagtgacattccaagcaggaGGAAAACCCCTCTGTTCATCCATTACAAGCTGTTTGAAGGAAGTCATTTCaaggatgtcatgacatctggcAGAAGGGAGTCTACAGCTAAAGGAAGCTTGATTGACCAACTGAAAGAGACCTGCAAAGAATTGGAAgatggtataagggtggccaaggccaGAAAGGAAGCTTTAGATGTCCTCATCTGTAGCCTTGAAAGGGAAGACAGAGAAAACGCTGGGAAGGAATCAAATACAAGATCCCAATCCTGTTCTGAAAGCTCAGAAGACTCTGAAGGTGTagctgaagatgaagatgaagatgaaggtgaagaagatacctcttcttctgattaatggttcctgcctGTATTAAAGACCTGGAGGGGTGCTGGAAGGTGGAAGTTGTTGCTGTTTGAACGGCTGTTGTCTTGAAtgttttttgtattttgtggcagtcctcatgatgcctgttttgtaatatttagggctcttaatgagttccttgaatttgttcattatctcagctttctgctgtgtataatgatgatgtgtacttcctgaatattctgttttaacatgcttaatgttataacatctgtttctctctgctagactaatagacatttattttgtctgattggtcacctttggtcaattttgactaaaaaggggtgtcgcaacctgaaaaatacagtgcaaaaaaaaacaaccggcgaaagaaaaagacagaagagtcgccaccgtgcgttattcatcccaaaggagggaaaggaaacgctcgaagtaaacctgaaaaaaggaaaggacaagacggggtctcgcaaccaaatcttgggttcgggagtcggttatgcgaagggaaggtattagcacccctacgcatccgtagtactctacgggatccacttttgtagttcttgtctaaagggtgtgggtttacctaatgcgtttatttactaaaaaggttaagagaaatgactcgcgcggatgtcgcatccactgcatacgtatctcatctgaatatgagaatcagagtcttcgtagctcggctgacctatgggttgggggatgtgtgctcgctaagacatcgcgtcttatgcctacgtatctcatctggcctgagaatcagagcaagacgtagttcggctaactatggggttatggattgggttttggacgaacgacgtcactacgcaatctaccggatgctcgacctttggaggcttactcgcctgtagtagaaggagttaacgtgttgctttgggttttagggtttgggatgctcgagggcaaaaaggcagtccttgacgaaggaaccgtgctacctgcagggatatgaatacaaaacacaaaacatgtatctcaaagtaaaatgccaccaaggggttcaaacattgcctcctatcgaggtcttccagctaagaaagcgataaagtacgagaaagggaaaaaattaccacacggataaagatccgaagctatagcagttaaaggagcaagaaaccctgaaatctcTCCAGCTGGACAGTCACAGtaaatcagtcaacacgaataatcagaataaaactccaggggtatcccacaaataaagtgggaaaccacgcgagtgtctctgcaaaagccatgtgagccc encodes:
- the LOC127130151 gene encoding uncharacterized protein LOC127130151; the encoded protein is MSQHPSSSGSKSSQHAKTPSMGFVDEDVMDVTPLCMIPGDTTGTSSNAGDKQGNTSGNSSLPKDMHYTDRAIRRLVTRILSEGHIVEGVFTPLSRREPSPEGKTHADKDDDSSISEKEVAAEGLCSLGKTLPSKKQNVPQEDIIDLEEEITEGEDDSLVHLVKPSIAEKLRTKKGNSMANMRAARVKKAAGIGPSKPRSKVEVGKRKERDNSDSEEDVKDDVPDISPAKRQVVQKSPGKATAVHLDNISFHLEDGAAKWKYVIQRRVTIERELGQEAVEVKEVIELIKNVGLMKIVVSLTQCYEGLVREFIINIPEDIHDKNSREFCKTEHHDHYSV